CATCGGATTTTCTTCTTTGGGCTCGTATTCTTCTCCATTGAGCATTCCGCGGTATTCATTAGATTTAAAATCACTAGTGCGCACAATAACAGGATTGGGATAGAAGGCTGCAGCAATCATTCCCATTCCTTCTGCAATTTTTTGGATAAAGAAATCTTTTGGACTATCATAGCCACTGATAAGTTTTTTGATCTCATCAGCACATCGGACCTCTTTTTGGTTTTGCATATCTACAAGTGCCAATGGATGAGCTTTGATTTGATTAAGGATAATCATTTCCATTCTTGCTAAACCAACGCCATTGTTTGGAAATCGCGAAAAGTCAAAAGCCTTCTCTGGATTCCCGATATTAAGATAAATTTTTGTTTTAGGCTGATCAAAATGTGCAAGCTCAATCACATCCACCTCATAAGGATGAATCCCATTATAAATATATCCCTCTTCTCCCTCGGCACAAGAGATTGTTACTTCCATTCCATTATAAAGCCTCTCTGTAGCGCCCAATGCTCCCACAATCGTTGGCACCCCAATTTCTCTTGCAACAATTGCAGCATGACAAGTCCTTCCTCCACGATTGGTAATCACAGCTGCAGCTTTTTTCATTGCAGGCTCCCAATCAGGATCTGTGTTATCTGTTACAAGGATTTCACCTTCCTTAAAAGACCCCATATGCTCTATGTCATTAATAATTCTCACCTTACCACTTCCAATCTTTCCACCAATGGCAATACCTTTAAGAATCACTTCGGATTTAGGCACAGGATTCTTGAAGCGATATTTTTCAAGCTTTTGCCCTCCTCCTTTTTTCATCACTTGTGATTGAACAGTTTCAGGACGTGCTTGAACAATAAAGATCTCTCCGCTCTCGCCATCTTTTGCCCACTCCATATCCATTGGGCGATACTCTCCAGCCTCTTTACTATAGTGCTCCTCAATCAAAACAGCATATCTTGCAAGCTTTAAAATATCCTCATCATCAATAGAGAAGGAATGATATTCTTTCTCTGTAGTGGGAATATTTTTAGTAGGATGACTACTTCCTTTGGGAGCATAAACCATCTTTTGATGCTTATGTCCAAGCTGTCGTTTGATAATTGGACGCTTTCCCTCTAAAAGGGTGGGCTTAAAGACATAGAATTCATCAGGATTCACAGTTCCCCCGACAACATTCTCACCCAACCCCCAACTTGAGGTAATCAATACCGCATCCTTAAACCCAGTCTCTGTATCAATAGAAAACATCACCCCTGCACTCCCCTTATCAGCCCTTACCATTTTCTGCACACCTACACTCAAAGCAACCTTAAAATGGTCAAACCCTCTTGAGGCACGATAACTAATTGCACGGTCTGTAAAAAGTGAAGCAAAACAGGACTTAACATAATGAATTAATTCGCTTTGACCCTTTACACTCAAATAGGTATCTTGTTGTCCTGCAAAAGAGGCATCAGGCAAATCTTCAGCCGTCGCTGAGCTTCGAACAGCAACATCAGCCTCATTCATTCCATATTCCTTTGAGAGAATTGCATATGCCTCCAAGATCTCATCTCTCAAATCCAAAGGCAATGGTGTTGTAAAAATCAAGTCTCTAATTTCTTTAGCTCGCACCTTCAACACATCAATTTCTGCTGGATCCACACCATCAAGCAATGCAACAATCTTTTCTCTAATCCCCGCACTATCTAGCAAATACCAATACGCCTCACTTGTAATTGCAAAACCATTGGGGACCTTAATCCCCACAGGAAGCAACTCTTGAAACATTTCTCCAATACTTGCATTTTTTCCCCCAACAATTGGAACATCTTTATTATTGAGCTCTTTGAAAAACTTGATGTATCGCATTTTTTCTCCCATTTTTTGGCTTAGAGTTAAAATTCAAAATCATACAATACTTAATCTAGAAAATCTATCATTAAAAACTTTTGCTCTGCGATAATTTCACTTCATTATTTTTATAAGCCCCAAGTTTTAAAGCAAAAATTAATTCTATAATCTCAAACTCCAAGCCCATCATAATTGAAAATCTAAACCCTAGGAGAGAAACCAATGAATCTTATTTTGATTATAAGCATGAT
The DNA window shown above is from Helicobacter kayseriensis and carries:
- the ppsA gene encoding pyruvate, water dikinase, which encodes MRYIKFFKELNNKDVPIVGGKNASIGEMFQELLPVGIKVPNGFAITSEAYWYLLDSAGIREKIVALLDGVDPAEIDVLKVRAKEIRDLIFTTPLPLDLRDEILEAYAILSKEYGMNEADVAVRSSATAEDLPDASFAGQQDTYLSVKGQSELIHYVKSCFASLFTDRAISYRASRGFDHFKVALSVGVQKMVRADKGSAGVMFSIDTETGFKDAVLITSSWGLGENVVGGTVNPDEFYVFKPTLLEGKRPIIKRQLGHKHQKMVYAPKGSSHPTKNIPTTEKEYHSFSIDDEDILKLARYAVLIEEHYSKEAGEYRPMDMEWAKDGESGEIFIVQARPETVQSQVMKKGGGQKLEKYRFKNPVPKSEVILKGIAIGGKIGSGKVRIINDIEHMGSFKEGEILVTDNTDPDWEPAMKKAAAVITNRGGRTCHAAIVAREIGVPTIVGALGATERLYNGMEVTISCAEGEEGYIYNGIHPYEVDVIELAHFDQPKTKIYLNIGNPEKAFDFSRFPNNGVGLARMEMIILNQIKAHPLALVDMQNQKEVRCADEIKKLISGYDSPKDFFIQKIAEGMGMIAAAFYPNPVIVRTSDFKSNEYRGMLNGEEYEPKEENPMLGYRGASRYYSEEYRSAFEWECQALAMVRDEMGLTNLKVMIPFLRTPEEGKRVLEIMRRNGLEQGKDGLEVYVMCELPVNVILADEFLNLFDGFSIGSNDLTQLTLGVDRDGELVSHIFDERNPAMFEMFRRAIEACKKRGKYCGICGQAPSDYPEVAEFLVKEGITSISLNPDSVLDTWERVLKLEKTL